ATCTAATCGTTATCCTCGATGGTGCGCCATACTTCCGGGCGTCGGCCGTCACGGACCTGACGGCCCGTGACGACCTCGCCCTCGTGAGATTGCCGGCGTATTCTCCCGAACTCAATCCAGTTGAAGAGTGCTGGAGACAACTGAAAGACGCTCTCGGTAACCGATTCTTCGATTCTCTCGACGAACTCACCGCTGCGATCGACAAAGCACTCGACCGTGTCTCTGTTCCAAACATGAGCAACTATTTTTGATTGTTACTATAGCTCACCGACGGGAGGTCACGCCCAGCCGTATGTATCGGTTATTCGACGGTATAGCTATCACTTCTGAATGTATCAGGAAACGCTTATCTTCTGATTTTGCGTGGAGTCTGGTAGTATGCGAGGACCGGTCGACGAACGAGACGCACCGGCACGGGTTCTGTGCGTGGGCGGTGAGCCGGCGATCGAAGAGGCGTTGCAGTCCCAGTTCGAACGGGACGGCGACATCAGTATCGTCTCCGAGAGCCGTGCCGAAGATGTCGTCGAACGGGTCGCGTCTGAGCGAGTCGACTGCGTCGTCACTGCCAGTGAACTTCCGGACCGGACCGGCGTCGACCTCGTCGCGTCGATCAGAGAACGCGACGAGACACTCCCCGTGCTGCTGTTCACCGACAGCGGTTGCGACGAGACGGCGCGAAGCGCCATCCGAGCGGGCGTTTCCGACTACATCCCGTATGAGATGCCCGACGACGGGGTGGCGCTTTTAGCCGATCGTCTCCGGGCACAGGTCAGAGACGTGCGCGAACGACGGCACACGAGACGACTCGAAACGCGATTTCGACAGACGATCGAACGGACAACCGACGCCGTGTACGTGGTCGACAGGCAGTGGCGTATCGAGTATATGAACAGGGCCATGGCCGAGCGCGTCGGTCGTGACCCCGACGCCGTGGTCGGGAACACGCTCTGGGAGGAGTTCCCAGAGATCGTCGGAACGGATCTCGAAGATAAGTACCGGACTGCCATGGAGACCGGGTTCCCCGTCTCGGCCGAGAAACGGCTCGGCAATCCGTTCGACTACTGGGTACGTACCCGCGCCTTCCCTGACGCCGATGGGCTCACCGTCTTTTCTCGAGAAATCAGCAGTGAACGAGACCGGCAACAGGAACTCGAGCGACACGAGGCAGTGCTCCAGAGCGTGCACGACGCAGTGTTCGTCGTTGACGACACACTCACCGTGCAGTTCGCGAACGCCGCCGCCGCCAGAGCACTTGGCCGACGCACCGCGGCGCGAGTCGAAGACGAGTCACTCGGTGATCTCGTCGAGGGGATGGTTTCCGCCGCCGACGCGACGGAGTTCACCCAAGCGGTCAAAGAGACACGCAGAGAGATCGAGGGTGACGGCGGTGCGACCGGGTTGTACGACTTCGACCTCCGGCTCCGTCTCGACACACAACTGGATCGACGGTGGTACGACGTTCGGCTGACACCCCTGGAGAGCGGCGAGGATCAAGACGTGCTCGTCGTGGCACGGGACGTCACCGACCAACACGCGATCCAGCAGCAACTCGAACGCGAACGCGACCGACTCCGGGAGGTCCAGACCGTGGTCGCCGACGAGACGCTCTCGAGCGACGAGCGCGTCGAGTCGCTTCTCGAACTCGGGTGTGAGACGCTGGACCTCGACATCGGTCTGGTCGCGGCGATCGAAGACGACACGTACACCGTCGACGGCGCGTACGCGCCGGACGCACCGATCGAACCCGGCGACCAATTCGCCCTATCCGCGACGTACTGTGACGAGGTGATCAGGACGGACACCGTCAGCTCGTTCGTCGACGCGATCGACGCCGGCAAGGGCTCACACCCCGCGTACCAAGAGTTCGAGCTAGAGGCATACGTCGGCGTGCCCCTCACTGTCGACGGGGAGCGGTTCGGGACGCTCAACTTCTCGAGCCCAAGCGCCCGCGACAAGCCGTTCGACGAGTTCGAACGCACGCTCGTGGAACTCATGGCCGAACTGATCGGTGCAGAGCTCACGCGGGAAACACGGCGCATCGAACTTGAGCGACAGAGCTTCCTCTTTGAGCGCGTGCAGGACCTCGCCGACATCGGGATCTGGGAGTACGATCCGGCGGCGGACGACCTCTACTGGTCCCGCGGCGTCAGACGCATCCACGGTGTCGAGCCGAGCTATGAGCCGACGCTGACCGACGGGATCGAGTTCTACCACCCCGACGACAGGGACACGATCACTGCTGCCGTCGAACGAGCGCTCGAAACGGGCAACCCGTACGAACTCGACCTCCGCATCGTCCGGGCCGATGACGACGTCAGAGACGTTCGGGCCTGGGGCAATCCGGTAGTGAACAACGACTCGAACACCATGCTGCGGGGTGTGATGCAAGACGTCACCGAGCAAAAACGCCGAGAACGAGAGTTGCGACGGGCGCGACAGCAGTTCGAGACGTTCACCGAGAACGTCGATCAGGGGTTCTTTCTCGTGCCACCGGACTACTCGGAAGTGCTGTTCGTAAACTCGGCCGCCGAGGACCTCTACGGCGTCTCTGAACACGAACTGCGCCGGAACCCGGAGGCGTGGCTCGACATGATTCACCCGGGTGATCTCGACGCGATGGAAACGGACATCGAGCGGCAAATGACGGGGGAGGCGGACTGGCCACAGGTGCAGCAGTTCCGCGTCCGGCACCCCGAGCACGGCACACGGTGGCTTCGGTCGCGGGTCTATCCGATCCGCGACACTGATGGACGGGTCGTGCGACTCGCGGGGATCGCGGCCGACATCACCCCGTTCGAGAAACACAGGCGAAAACTGGAACGGCTTCAGCAGTACACGAGTCAGCTGATCGACGTGTCGGATGCGGCCGAAGCAGCCCGGATCGGTGTCGACGCGGCGATAGACGTCGTCGGGGTGGACTTCTGCCGCATCCAGCTGCAGGGACTCGCACAACGGGCTCCCAACACGCCCCAAGACGAGGCGACCACCCGAGCGGTGACGACGTACGAACGCGCGGCCGAGGCCGGCCCGCTCTCGACGTTCGCGCGGAACACGTCGACCGGCGAGGCAACCCGGAAACAGACATCTCCGGACGGCGGGACGGTCGACCCAGCGGCGAGGGAGACGCCACTGACCATCCCGCTCGGAACCCACGGCGTGATTGGTGTCTCCGAGATCGATGCAGCCGACTTCGACGAGATCGACACGACCGTTCTGGAACTCCTCGCCGAAGCGCTGTCCGGTGCGCTGTCCCGCGCGGAAGGGATGGCACTCCTCCGTGACCGCGAGCGGGCGCTCGAAGCACAGAACGATCACCTCGAGAAGTTCGCCAGTATCGTCTCCCACGACCTGCGGAACCCGCTCGGCGTCGCGAACGGCTATCTTGAACTCGCCGAAGAGATGGGAGAGCCCGCGTACTTCGAGAAGACGGCGTCGGCGCTCGACCGGATGGAGGCACTCGTCGACGATCTATTGACCCTCTCGAAAGCGGGTACCGAGATCGAGGACTCGACCGACTGTGCGCTGTGTGCGGTCGCTCACGACGCGTGGAGCTACGTCGAGACGAAGGACGCGGCGGTGCACATAGACGACGGGCTTCCGACGGTCGAGGGCGACGAAAGCCTGCTCACGCAACTGTTCGAGAACCTCTTTCGCAACGCGGTCGAACACGGCCCCGACGACGTGAGCGTCACCGTCGAACCACTGACGGACCGACAGGGGTTCTACGTGGCAGACGACGGGCCCGGCATCCCGCCGGAGAAACGTGAGGAGGTGTTCGAGTACGGCTACACGTCGAGTCCCGACGGCACGGGGTTCGGGCTGGCGATCGTGACCGACCTCGCCGGCGCACACGGCTGGTCGGTCGACCTCGCAAAGAGCGCGTCTGGGGGTGTGCGCTTCGAGTTCACTCCCACCGAGCGACAGCGTCGGTGAACTATAGTAGCGTTTGAAAGAAACCACTCACTCGCTCGGACAGGCCTCTCAGATACCGGCTGTAACGACAGAGATGACGTGATCGGTTGCGAAGAGTTTCAAACGCTACCATAGGTGAAAATTATCTACGATGATAATCCAAAAGTAAAAATTAAACATAGACGGATAGTTCAGAGATATATAAGATGAGGACCGCAGGCATGGGCGGAGGGACCACGTGACTGCCCGAGTCGGGCCCGACACGACGACGGTCGACGGTGACTCGCCGACGTTCCATTGGGTTCGAGCGAGAGTGAGCGACCGCCGGGCAGTGTACTCGACCGGCGTGGCGCGGGGAACGGGCGCTCCGTCTGGTGTCGGCACCCGAGCACCGGTCGGTATGCCCCCCCACCGCACACCCCAAGAGCGACCGTGAGCATCACTGTCCCGCGCCGACAGGTCGACTGCCGGACTCGAATCCTCCACGTCGACGACGACCCCGCGTTCGCCGACCTGACCGCGACGTATCTCCGACGGGAATCCGACCGGTTCGTCGTCGAGACAGCGACGAACCCAGCGCAGGCCCTCGAGGCGTTCGACCTCGCGGCGTTTGACTGCGTCGTCTCCGACTTCGACATGCCCGAGCGGAACGGCATCGAGTTCCTCCGGACGGTCCGGACCCGACACCCCGATCTGCCGTTCATCCTATACACGGGAAAGGGGAGCGAGGATGTCGCGAGCGACGCGATCTCCGCCGGCGTCACCGACTACCTCCAGAAGGGGCGCGGCACGGGGCAGTACGAACTGCTCGCCAACCGCGTCCGAAACGCGGTCTCGCAGCACCGTGCCGAGGCGCGGGTCGCCGAAATCGAGTCACGGCTGCGAGAGTTGACCGAAGCGACGTCGGACCTGCTCTGGATGTTCGACGGCGACTGGGAGGAACTGCTCTACGTCAACTCCGCGTACGAGGACATCTGGGGAGACACGGTCGACGGCTTGTTCGACGATCCACGGAGTTTTCTCGATCAGGTCCATCTGGCGGATCGGAACGATGTCGAGGCGGCGATGGTCGCCGCCTCAGACGGTATACCGGTCGACATTGAGTACCGGGTCACACCCGCCGAGGAAACACAGCGATGGGTGTGGGTGCAGGCCACTCCGATCGCCGACGACAGCGGGACCGTCACGCGGATTGCCGGCTTCGGGCGCGACATAACCGAGCGGAAACGCCGCGAACGACACGCCGCACGGACGGCCACGGTACTGGAAACGGTCGTCGACGAACTGTCGACCGGCGTCCTCGTCGAGAACGTCGACCGGGAGATCATCGCGGCGAACGACACGCTCTGTGACCTGTTCGACGTGCCGGTCCAGTGTGAGGACCTCGTCGGCCGTGACTGCGCGCGGGCGGCTGCCGAACTGCGAGGGCTCTTCGCCGACCCCGACGGCTTCGTCGACCGGATCGAGGAACTCCTCGACCGACGAGAACCTGTGCACGGTGAGCGGCTCCAGTTGGCAGACGGTCGGACCCTCGAGCGCGATTACATCCCATACACGCTCCCCAAAGGCGCGGCGAACCTGTGGCTTTACCGCGACACGACGGACCAGTCGACCGACGAACGACACTGACTAGCCGGCCGGTGGCGTCGTACCCGTAGTGCAGTGGCTTCTGCGTTTACGGAGATTCAAGGAGAAAGCCCCGTGCTTTACAGTAGACGCCGAACCTAACTGACGACTCGATTCGTAGTCGTCGATATGGTCGACACAACCGAGGCAAAACAGGTCTTTCGTGCCGCCTCAACCCTCCTCTATCCGGCACTAGGCTTCGGAATCAAACCGTGTGGAACGTACACGAGAGAAGACTTCGAGCAAGTCCTCTCTCGAATCGCCCTCGATCAGGAGTTCGCCAATACGGGTGGGAAAACCGTTCATCTGGATCGATCCGAGCCGGTCGACGTCACGTCGACGGCTCGGAACTCACTCGCGAAATCACTGCTCTATCATCTTCGGCATCTCGACGCGGACGCCATCGACGCCCAGTTCGATGGCGTCCGCGACCGCCTCTTTCAGGTCCTTCGGTCACTCCGGTTGCTTCCTTCTCGTGTCGACGTCGCGATTGACCTCCACGAGTGGCGGTTCTACGGCTCAGCCGACACAGACCACGTCCTCATCACCTATCCTGACCTCGGGACGAACCGAGCGTACTGCTTTGCGACGCTCTGTGTCGTCGCTCCGAGTGTTCGGTTCACTCTTGCTGTCTTACCGATGGACGCGAACGGCTTCCGTGCGAAGCAGGAAGCCGTTCGCTCACTTATCGTCGAAGCGCGGCGGTACGTGTCGATTAGACACGTCTACCTCGACCGGGGCTTCTACCAGGTCCACGTCGTTGCTGAGTTAGACCGATTAAATGTCGATTACATCGTGCGTGCGCGGCCGAGTAAGGGGATGAAAGGCCGTCTCAGCGCCGGCGCTGAGACGGTCGTCGACGCCTACCAGATGCAGCGAAAGCGGCCACCGACAGCGTCGGTTGATGTCACCGTATTTGCTGTGCCACATCGAACGAGTGAGGACGAGCACGTCTGGTTCGTCACGAACCTGAACGTAGCACGTGAGACAGCCAAAGCGTACGCGGCGGCGTTCCGCCGCCGCTGGGGAATCGAGACATCGTATCGGCAGATTGGCGACTTCCTGCCGAGAACGTCGTCGCCGACGTTCTCGGTACGATTGTTCTACTTTCTGTTTGCAGTGTCACTGTACAACCTGTGGGTGTTAGCGAACGCCCTTCTCGCAGGTGGAACGATTCCGAAGAAACCGCCGCTCTCAACGCGAATCTTCCGGACGTTCGTCCTCTCGACAGACTACGGCTAGCGGCTGAGTCACACCGACCGGGACGACCGGTCAGAACGCCCTCGCAGAGTGGCAACGCTCGGGACCGCCGCCGAGCGGCGGCGGTCCCCCGGCCTCCGGTTCCGTTCTGTGAGCTTCCGTTCCGGAACTGCCTCACCTGAGCTGCCGAGAGGAACGAATTTCCTCCGACCTCAACTTGATTCGGCAACTACTGTTTAGGGCGGGGAGGATGTCAATGACGACGGCGACGTGGCGTTCCGCATCAGCGCGAAACCCTACAAGCACGTCAAGGGCGTCCTCAAAGGCAACGACGCACACCTCGACATTCTCAAGACCGCACTCGAAAGCGACGAGTGGAAGATTGGGACGGCAGAAGCCCTGTTCCACAACGACAACCCCGAGTTGCACGTCAACGTCACCAACACCGAACAGATCGTTCGAGACAAACAGGAGTCGCAGACGGTTATCGGTGTGGACGTGAACGAGGACAACGTGGCCCTCACCGTACTCTCCGAGACTGGCGTCGAAGACACGTTGGTTATCGACTTCCCCGAAATCAAGTTCGAGCGCCACCGCTACTTCACGATGCGAAAGCGCGTCCAGAACGCGGGGAAAGACAGTATTCACGACACGTTGGAAGGGCGTGAGGAACGGTTTGTCCGTGACCGACTCCACAAGGTGAGTCGTCACATCGTGGAGTGGAGTCGTCAGTTCGAGAAGCCGTGCATCGTCTTTGAAGACCTCAAAGAAATGCGCGACAGTATCGACTACGGCACGCGGATGAACCGACGCTTGCACCACCTTCCGTTCCGCGCTCTCCAATACTACACGTCGTACAAAGCGTCTTTCGAGGGCATCCCGACTGCGTGGATTAACCCCGAGTACACGAGTCAGCGGTGTCCGATGTGTGGACATACGGAGCGTGCGAACCGCAACAAGAAGCGGTTCAAATGTCGAGACTGTAGGCATCAAGATCACAGCGACCGAGGTGCAAGCGTCAACATCGCCGTGAAAGGCATCGAGAAGTGTCAGGATTGGGATGCGCCTGCTCTCAACAGCCTTCCCGTTGTTCGGAAGGTGCGACGGCAGGCATCGGGGGCCGTGGACGCCCCGACCGTGACCCATCCGACCGTTCGAGGCTATCAGGCTGATGGTCGGATAGGAGTATCCGACTAACCCACGGGAAGCCTCGGGGCTTGACCCCGAGGCGGTTCACAGGCTAGCGATGGATACCACCATCTGTTGATGCCATCGCACCCGTTTTGGATGTGTGCACTGATGACTCAGCCGCTGCGTCTCCAATCGTGAACCCCGAGAGCAGCCCTTGGAGTTCCTCTGCTTGGTCGGCAAGCGTCTGCGTGTTCTGTGCGATTTGCGTGAGCGAGGATGCCTGCTCTTCGGCGGCTGCAGAAACGTTCCCGGATTCACCACTTACTTGTTCCGCAGCATCTGCAACCTGGTCAATCATGCTGGCAACTTCTTCGGTGGAGGCAGCTTGGTCATCTGCCGCAGCGCTAATCTCTTGGATGCCCTGACTCGATCCCTCGACGTTGGCTGCGATGGCTTCTAGCGCGTCAAGGGCGTCCTCAATCGTTGCAGTCCCCGACGACACGCGATTGCCCATCTGTTGAATGTCTTCGACAGTAGTGTCAGCTGAGGATTGAATATCGGCAATGAGAGACTCCACCTCTGTAGTCGCCTCAGAGACATCGCTGGCCAGTCCCTTGATTTCATCAGCGACGACGGCGAAGCCCTCGCCAGCTTCACCAGCACTGGCAGCCTCGATAGAGGCATTTAATGCCAACATGTTCGTCTGTTCGGCAATATCCGTGATCAACTCGACAACCTCGCCAATCTCACCGATTTCGGTTGCGAGTGACTCGACCTCCTCGATTGTGCCTCCGGCTTTGTCGTTGATAGCTTCCATTTCGTCCATGGCATCCGTGGCTGCCTCCTGACCACTTTCGCCGAGCTCAGCCGTTTCTTTTGCTTTTGTAGCCATTTCATCGACAGATGCCGCCACTTCTTCGATCGTCCCTGAGAGGCTTTGCATCTCTCTGGACGCTTGTTGAAGATTCTCGGACTGTGACTCTGCGTCCGCTGCGATAGCTTGGACCGACTCGCTCACCTGTTCACTGGCGTCTTGGCTTTCTTCTGTCCCGACAGTCACTTCCTCACTCGCGGTCGCAACCTCGTCGGCGAACGCGCGGGCGGTACCGACTGTTTCCTCGAGTTCGGCCATCATCTCGTTGAACGTGGTGGCGATCTCCGCCATCGCTTCATTGCCGACAGA
This Salinigranum marinum DNA region includes the following protein-coding sequences:
- a CDS encoding methyl-accepting chemotaxis protein; the protein is MPDQASSAFRQYIERTPNGTEIPDETFNKRHRGVVLFTAALLPVVFAISRMQGPESITGATLPAVPLLHSIVGTGLVLGLVVIAALPQMPRRIRSSLSAVGFMVNASVLAYFTGGFIEAHFLYFVGVGVVALYEDWIPFAITIGYVALQHSVFGLVEWFTVYNHPAAMENPIVWGGIHAVGLLMLATTITLLWQSLAIQREQARQKIQEKQQKTAEQKERMAALNKELEATAEEYQSVMVECANGDFTRRLDASVGNEAMAEIATTFNEMMAELEETVGTARAFADEVATASEEVTVGTEESQDASEQVSESVQAIAADAESQSENLQQASREMQSLSGTIEEVAASVDEMATKAKETAELGESGQEAATDAMDEMEAINDKAGGTIEEVESLATEIGEIGEVVELITDIAEQTNMLALNASIEAASAGEAGEGFAVVADEIKGLASDVSEATTEVESLIADIQSSADTTVEDIQQMGNRVSSGTATIEDALDALEAIAANVEGSSQGIQEISAAADDQAASTEEVASMIDQVADAAEQVSGESGNVSAAAEEQASSLTQIAQNTQTLADQAEELQGLLSGFTIGDAAAESSVHTSKTGAMASTDGGIHR
- a CDS encoding transposase, with product MVDTTEAKQVFRAASTLLYPALGFGIKPCGTYTREDFEQVLSRIALDQEFANTGGKTVHLDRSEPVDVTSTARNSLAKSLLYHLRHLDADAIDAQFDGVRDRLFQVLRSLRLLPSRVDVAIDLHEWRFYGSADTDHVLITYPDLGTNRAYCFATLCVVAPSVRFTLAVLPMDANGFRAKQEAVRSLIVEARRYVSIRHVYLDRGFYQVHVVAELDRLNVDYIVRARPSKGMKGRLSAGAETVVDAYQMQRKRPPTASVDVTVFAVPHRTSEDEHVWFVTNLNVARETAKAYAAAFRRRWGIETSYRQIGDFLPRTSSPTFSVRLFYFLFAVSLYNLWVLANALLAGGTIPKKPPLSTRIFRTFVLSTDYG
- a CDS encoding PAS domain-containing protein, with the protein product MRGPVDERDAPARVLCVGGEPAIEEALQSQFERDGDISIVSESRAEDVVERVASERVDCVVTASELPDRTGVDLVASIRERDETLPVLLFTDSGCDETARSAIRAGVSDYIPYEMPDDGVALLADRLRAQVRDVRERRHTRRLETRFRQTIERTTDAVYVVDRQWRIEYMNRAMAERVGRDPDAVVGNTLWEEFPEIVGTDLEDKYRTAMETGFPVSAEKRLGNPFDYWVRTRAFPDADGLTVFSREISSERDRQQELERHEAVLQSVHDAVFVVDDTLTVQFANAAAARALGRRTAARVEDESLGDLVEGMVSAADATEFTQAVKETRREIEGDGGATGLYDFDLRLRLDTQLDRRWYDVRLTPLESGEDQDVLVVARDVTDQHAIQQQLERERDRLREVQTVVADETLSSDERVESLLELGCETLDLDIGLVAAIEDDTYTVDGAYAPDAPIEPGDQFALSATYCDEVIRTDTVSSFVDAIDAGKGSHPAYQEFELEAYVGVPLTVDGERFGTLNFSSPSARDKPFDEFERTLVELMAELIGAELTRETRRIELERQSFLFERVQDLADIGIWEYDPAADDLYWSRGVRRIHGVEPSYEPTLTDGIEFYHPDDRDTITAAVERALETGNPYELDLRIVRADDDVRDVRAWGNPVVNNDSNTMLRGVMQDVTEQKRRERELRRARQQFETFTENVDQGFFLVPPDYSEVLFVNSAAEDLYGVSEHELRRNPEAWLDMIHPGDLDAMETDIERQMTGEADWPQVQQFRVRHPEHGTRWLRSRVYPIRDTDGRVVRLAGIAADITPFEKHRRKLERLQQYTSQLIDVSDAAEAARIGVDAAIDVVGVDFCRIQLQGLAQRAPNTPQDEATTRAVTTYERAAEAGPLSTFARNTSTGEATRKQTSPDGGTVDPAARETPLTIPLGTHGVIGVSEIDAADFDEIDTTVLELLAEALSGALSRAEGMALLRDRERALEAQNDHLEKFASIVSHDLRNPLGVANGYLELAEEMGEPAYFEKTASALDRMEALVDDLLTLSKAGTEIEDSTDCALCAVAHDAWSYVETKDAAVHIDDGLPTVEGDESLLTQLFENLFRNAVEHGPDDVSVTVEPLTDRQGFYVADDGPGIPPEKREEVFEYGYTSSPDGTGFGLAIVTDLAGAHGWSVDLAKSASGGVRFEFTPTERQRR
- a CDS encoding response regulator; translation: MSITVPRRQVDCRTRILHVDDDPAFADLTATYLRRESDRFVVETATNPAQALEAFDLAAFDCVVSDFDMPERNGIEFLRTVRTRHPDLPFILYTGKGSEDVASDAISAGVTDYLQKGRGTGQYELLANRVRNAVSQHRAEARVAEIESRLRELTEATSDLLWMFDGDWEELLYVNSAYEDIWGDTVDGLFDDPRSFLDQVHLADRNDVEAAMVAASDGIPVDIEYRVTPAEETQRWVWVQATPIADDSGTVTRIAGFGRDITERKRRERHAARTATVLETVVDELSTGVLVENVDREIIAANDTLCDLFDVPVQCEDLVGRDCARAAAELRGLFADPDGFVDRIEELLDRREPVHGERLQLADGRTLERDYIPYTLPKGAANLWLYRDTTDQSTDERH